The Panulirus ornatus isolate Po-2019 chromosome 32, ASM3632096v1, whole genome shotgun sequence genome includes a window with the following:
- the LOC139759281 gene encoding protein trapped in endoderm-1-like, with product MKMCLEYPCLTGQIDYESSLGRTSSFPVEPTFAQPEDCQTPSDWSLLLGMVVSMTVLVVGSCGNLLTVCTIAHQFHMPRRSRYIKDLTADTVLIINLSIADLFYSAISLPFMFTTYYRLYTFRGQAPWGDGDVACMVSAFLRYTNAIAEWTTLGLMALERCLTIYNFRTCRRPSRWFTPGKTALYCCLIWLLSMGCQLPTLTMNFGYFGYNAEFAKCDFNDNMRYQYFSPRVMFFALESMVPCILILIGYIVILVQVYSSSTRILAIFRSLAAQRTVALRRSRTTRLIVKLLFVYLVCVIPICLYNISMKPEGDNYKEIGIVIYCIYWLQYCINNFIYVVSNEKYRNAYCQFVSFLLCRTIPQEPLPGAERRNYGQRVYSISCSQSNLQAPTSSRIRTPSECEEAWQHQVREDYESQDDSPNGSFSSISRTGRLKELNGPHQQQEVDGSIPPAVRSHSISLSSTSSIETLVRPCGRLSRSVKQDLRAARHKLKRTFSY from the exons atgaaaatgTGTCTCGAGTACCCATGTCTGACTGGCCAGATCGACTACGAGTCCTCACTTGGCAGGACCTCTTCCTTCCCTGTGGAGCCGACCTTTGCCCAGCCAGAGGATTGCCAGACCCCAAGCGACTGGTCGCTGCTGCTGGGTATGGTGGTCTCCATGACCGTTCTGGTCGTGGGTTCCTGTGGTAACCTGCTCACCGTGTGCACCATCGCCCATCAGTTCCACATGCCCCGCAGGTCCAG GTACATTAAGGACCTGACAGCTGACACCGTCCTCATCATCAACCTCTCCATCGCCGACCTCTTCTACAGCGCCATCAGCCTCcccttcatgttcactacatacTACAGACTCTACACCTTCAGAGGACAG gctCCGTGGGGGGACGGGGACGTGGCCTGCATGGTGTCCGCCTTCCTCAGGTACACCAACGCCATCGCCGAGTGGACCACGCTGGGTCTTATGGCTCTGGAGAG GTGTCTCACAATCTACAACTTCCGCACATGTCGGAGGCCAAGTCGGTGGTTCACTCCGGGCAAGACAGCCCTCTACTGCTGCCTCATCTGGCTCCTCAGCATGGGTTGCCAACTGCCTACACTCACTATG AACTTTGGATATTTCGGCTACAACGCTGAGTTCGCCAAGTGTGACTTCAATGACAACATGAGATACCAGTACTTCTCGCCACGTGTCATGTTCTTCGCGCTGGAGAGTATGGTTCCCTGCATCCTAATTCTGATTGGGTACATCGTGATCCTCGTGCAGGTCTACAGCTCCAGCACCCGCATCCTCGCCATCTTCAG GTCACTTGCAGCGCAGCGGACGGTGGCCCTACGACGAAGTCGTACGACCAGGTTGATCGTAAAGCTCCTGTTCGTGTACCTTGTGTGTGTCATTCCCATCTGCCTGTACAACATCTCCATGAAACCTGAGGGCGATAACTACAAGGAAATCGGCATCGTCATCTACTGTATCTACTGGCTACAGTACTGTATCAACAACTTCATCTATGTAGTCAGCAACGAGAAGTATCGTAATGCTTACTGTCAGTTTGTGTCGTTCTTGCTGTGTCGCACGATCCCGCAGGAGCCTCTGCCCGGCGCTGAGCGGAGGAACTACGGGCAGCGGGTTTACTCCATCTCCTGCAGCCAGAGCAACCTTCAGGCACCCACCTCCTCTCGCATCAGGACGCCATCAGAGTGTGAGGAGGCCTGGCAACACCAGGTACGGGAGGACTATGAGAGTCAGGATGATTCCCCGAATGGTTCATTTTCTTCGATCAGCAGGACGGGCCGCCTGAAGGAGCTAAATGGTCCCCATCAGCAGCAGGAAGTGGACGGAAGCATTCCTCCTGCAGTAAGGTCGCACTCCATCAGCCTGAGTTCCACCTCCAGTATAGAGACGCTTGTGAGGCCCTGCGGTCGACTGAGCCGTTCTGTGAAGCAGGACCTTCGAGCAGCCAGACACAAGCTAAAGAGAACCTTCTCTTACTGA